In the genome of Nycticebus coucang isolate mNycCou1 chromosome 12, mNycCou1.pri, whole genome shotgun sequence, one region contains:
- the MPG gene encoding DNA-3-methyladenine glycosylase isoform X1, with protein MSACRVSQLSRRMRQKKQQLAEAEQPQSPSDTAQTHSLKEPNVELPTTLGPYCSVYFSSPKGNLTRLGLEFFDQPAVPLARAFLGQVLVRRLADGTELRGRVVETEAYLGPEDEAAHSRGGRQTPRNRGMFMKPGTLYVYIVYGMYFCMNVSSRGDGACILLRALEPLGGLETMRQLRSTLRKGTACRTLKDRELCSGPSKLCQALAIDKSFDQKDLAEDEALWLEHGSLGPSEQAVVAAARVGVGYSGEWAQKPLRFYIRGSPWVSVVDKVAEQDARA; from the exons ATGTCCGCGTGCAGGGTGTCCCAG CTTTCCCGAAGGATGAGGCAAAAAAAACAGCAACTGGCAGAGGCAGAGCAGCCACAGAGCCCGTCAGATACAGCCCAGACACATTCTCTCAAGGAACCCAATGTGGAACTGCCCACGACCCTGGGCCCTTACTGCAGTGTCTATTTCTCAAGCCCAAAGGGGAATCTTACCCGACTAGGGTTGGAATTTTTCGATCAGCCAGCAGTCCCCCTCGCCCGGGCATTTCTGGGACAG GTCCTGGTCCGGCGACTCGCCGATGGCACAGAGCTCCGAGGCCGTGTTGTGGAGACCGAGGCATACTTGGGGCCAGAGGATGAAGCTGCCCACTCAAGGGGTGGCCGGCAGACCCCCCGCAACCGAGGCATGTTCATGAAGCCAGGGACCCTGTATGTGTACATCGTCTACGGCATGTACTTCTGCATGAACGTCTCTAGCCGAG GGGATGGGGCTTGCATCCTGCTGCGAGCACTAGAGCCCCTGGGAGGCCTGGAGACCATGCGGCAGCTTCGCAGCACCCTCCGGAAAGGCACTGCCTGCCGCACCCTCAAGGACCGTGAGCTCTGCAGTGGCCCCTCCAAGCTGTGCCAAGCCCTGGCTATCGACAAGAGCTTTGACCAGAAGGACCTGGCTGAGGATGAGGCCCTATGGTTGGAACATGGCTCCCTGGGGCCCAGTGAGCAAGCTGTGGTGGCAGCAGCCCGGGTGGGTGTTGGCTATTCAGGGGAGTGGGCCCAGAAGCCCCTGCGCTTCTATATCCGGGGCAGTCCCTGGGTCAGTGTGGTGGACAAAGTGGCTGAGCAGGATGCACGGGCCTGA
- the MPG gene encoding DNA-3-methyladenine glycosylase isoform X2 codes for MRQKKQQLAEAEQPQSPSDTAQTHSLKEPNVELPTTLGPYCSVYFSSPKGNLTRLGLEFFDQPAVPLARAFLGQVLVRRLADGTELRGRVVETEAYLGPEDEAAHSRGGRQTPRNRGMFMKPGTLYVYIVYGMYFCMNVSSRGDGACILLRALEPLGGLETMRQLRSTLRKGTACRTLKDRELCSGPSKLCQALAIDKSFDQKDLAEDEALWLEHGSLGPSEQAVVAAARVGVGYSGEWAQKPLRFYIRGSPWVSVVDKVAEQDARA; via the exons ATGAGGCAAAAAAAACAGCAACTGGCAGAGGCAGAGCAGCCACAGAGCCCGTCAGATACAGCCCAGACACATTCTCTCAAGGAACCCAATGTGGAACTGCCCACGACCCTGGGCCCTTACTGCAGTGTCTATTTCTCAAGCCCAAAGGGGAATCTTACCCGACTAGGGTTGGAATTTTTCGATCAGCCAGCAGTCCCCCTCGCCCGGGCATTTCTGGGACAG GTCCTGGTCCGGCGACTCGCCGATGGCACAGAGCTCCGAGGCCGTGTTGTGGAGACCGAGGCATACTTGGGGCCAGAGGATGAAGCTGCCCACTCAAGGGGTGGCCGGCAGACCCCCCGCAACCGAGGCATGTTCATGAAGCCAGGGACCCTGTATGTGTACATCGTCTACGGCATGTACTTCTGCATGAACGTCTCTAGCCGAG GGGATGGGGCTTGCATCCTGCTGCGAGCACTAGAGCCCCTGGGAGGCCTGGAGACCATGCGGCAGCTTCGCAGCACCCTCCGGAAAGGCACTGCCTGCCGCACCCTCAAGGACCGTGAGCTCTGCAGTGGCCCCTCCAAGCTGTGCCAAGCCCTGGCTATCGACAAGAGCTTTGACCAGAAGGACCTGGCTGAGGATGAGGCCCTATGGTTGGAACATGGCTCCCTGGGGCCCAGTGAGCAAGCTGTGGTGGCAGCAGCCCGGGTGGGTGTTGGCTATTCAGGGGAGTGGGCCCAGAAGCCCCTGCGCTTCTATATCCGGGGCAGTCCCTGGGTCAGTGTGGTGGACAAAGTGGCTGAGCAGGATGCACGGGCCTGA
- the NPRL3 gene encoding GATOR complex protein NPRL3 isoform X4, whose translation MADGNEGPQSPFHHILPKCKLARDLKEAYDSLCTSGVVRLHINSWLEVSFCLPHKIHYAASSLIPPEAIERSLKAIRPYHALLLLSDEKTLLGELPIDCSPALVRVIKTTSAVKNLQQLAQDADLALLQVFQLAAHLVYWGKAIIIYPLCENNVYMLSPNASVCLYSPLAEQFSCQFPSHDLPSVLAKFSLPVSLSEFRNPLAPPVQETQLIQMVVWMLQHRLLIQLHTYVCLMASPSEEEPRLREDDVPFTARVGGRSLSTPNALSFGSPTSSDDMTLTSPSMDNSSAELLPSGDSPLNKRMTENLLASLSEHERAAILSVPAAQNPEDLRMFARLLHYFRGRHHLEEIMYHENARRSQLLTLCDKFRSVLVVATHEDPVIAVFQALLT comes from the exons CCTCTGCACTTCCGGCGTGGTGCGGCTTCACATCAACAGTTGGCTGGAAGTGAGCTTCTGCCTGCCCCACAAGATCCACTATGCAGCTTCAAGCCTGATCCCCCCTGAAGCCATCGAGAGGAGCCTGAAAGCCATCCG CCCTTACCATGCCTTGCTGCTGCTCAGTGATGAGAAGACATTGTTGGGTGAACTCCCCATTGACTGTTCCCCTGCCCTGGTGCGGGTGATCAAGACTACATCTGCTGTGAAGAACTTGCAGCAGCTAGCCCAGGATGCAGACCTGGCCTTGCTGCAG GTTTTCCAGCTTGCAGCTCACCTGGTATACTGGGGTAAGGCTATCATCATCTATCCACTGTGTGAGAACAACGTCTACATGCTATCTCCTAATGccagtgtgtgtct GTACTCCCCGCTGGCTGAGCAGTTCTCCTGTCAGTTCCCATCTCATGACCTGCCATCTGTCCTCGCCAAGTTCTCCTTGCCTGTCTCCTTGTCAGAATTCAGGAACCCCCTGGCTCCCCCTGTGCAGGAG acccagctcaTCCAGATGGTGGTATGGATGCTGCAGCACCGGCTCCTCATCCAGCTGCACACTTACGTTTGCCTGATGGCCTCGCCCAGTGAAGAGGAACCCCGCCTGCGAGAGGATGATGTCCCCTTCACTGCCCGGGTTGGGGGCCGCAGCCTCAGCACGCCCAATGCCCTCAGCTTTGGCTCCCCAA CCAGCAGTGATGACATGACCCTCACTAGCCCCAGCATGGACAACTCCAGTGCAGAGCTGCTCCCCAGCGGGGACTCACCACTGAACAAGAGGATGACAGAGAACCTGCTGGCCAGCCTATCAGAGCATGAGCGGGCAGCCATCCTCAGTGTGCCTGCAGCCCAGAACCCTGAGGACCTCCGAATGTTTGCCAG GCTCCTTCACTACTTCCGCGGCCGCCACcatctggaggaaatcatgtaCCATGAGAATGCACGGCGCTCCCAGCTGCTCACACTCTGCGACAAGTTCCGTAGTGTACTGGTGGTGGCCACCCATGAGGACCCTGTCATTGCCGTCTTCCAGGCACTGCTCACGTGA